A window from Paraburkholderia acidiphila encodes these proteins:
- a CDS encoding MFS transporter — MNAATEPLLKTADEVALSPGYQRKIVLAAVIGNLLEFFDFTVYSYFALTIGHQFFPADSQVTSLLLAFAVFAVGFVMRPLGGIVLGRYADRAGRKPALTLTILLMAVGSASIGLAPTYAQIGIAAPLLIVLARLLQGFAQGGEFGAATATLLEMGGQASRGFRASWQLASQGAAALLGSGLAASLGFLLSAETMHSWGWRIPFLLGTLIAPVGIYLRRHIREEPPAQRVVADRDDPKRGLYVRNWFLTIFAIMGMSVSTYVMMYYMPTYCIQYLGLPPKMSILAGVASSTISLVMCPIYGAWSDRMGRRKPLTVIGRVALILLLYPAFWLMTHFPSLPVVLGALIVLMLCYTMGSAPAYALMPENFPKHLRAGYMSSAYAIAVSVFGGTAQLVAGWLIHVTGNKMAPAWYMIGCVLISLIAVSLFEETGNKAID; from the coding sequence ATGAACGCCGCCACTGAACCGCTTCTGAAAACAGCGGACGAAGTCGCGCTTTCGCCTGGCTACCAGCGCAAGATCGTTCTCGCGGCGGTGATCGGCAACCTGCTCGAATTCTTCGACTTCACGGTCTACAGCTATTTCGCGCTGACAATCGGCCATCAGTTTTTTCCGGCCGACAGCCAGGTCACGTCATTGCTGCTTGCGTTCGCGGTGTTCGCCGTGGGCTTCGTCATGCGCCCGCTCGGCGGCATCGTGCTCGGCCGCTACGCCGACCGCGCGGGCCGCAAGCCGGCGCTCACGCTCACCATCCTGCTGATGGCGGTGGGTTCCGCGTCCATCGGTCTTGCGCCCACCTATGCGCAGATCGGGATCGCCGCGCCGCTGCTCATCGTTCTTGCACGTCTTTTGCAGGGCTTCGCGCAAGGCGGCGAGTTCGGCGCGGCAACGGCCACGCTGCTCGAAATGGGCGGACAAGCGAGCCGCGGTTTTCGCGCGAGTTGGCAGCTTGCGAGCCAGGGGGCGGCGGCGCTGCTCGGCTCGGGTCTCGCGGCGAGCCTCGGCTTTCTGCTCTCCGCTGAGACGATGCATAGCTGGGGCTGGCGCATTCCGTTCCTGCTCGGCACGCTCATTGCGCCGGTCGGCATCTATCTGCGCCGGCATATTCGCGAGGAGCCGCCCGCACAGCGCGTGGTCGCCGACCGTGACGACCCGAAGCGCGGCCTGTACGTGCGCAACTGGTTCCTCACGATCTTCGCGATCATGGGCATGTCGGTGTCGACGTACGTGATGATGTACTACATGCCGACCTACTGCATTCAGTACCTGGGACTGCCACCGAAGATGTCGATCCTCGCGGGCGTGGCTTCCAGCACGATCTCGCTCGTGATGTGCCCGATTTACGGCGCATGGTCGGACCGCATGGGCCGCCGCAAGCCGCTCACGGTGATCGGCCGCGTCGCGCTGATCCTGCTGCTCTACCCGGCGTTCTGGCTCATGACGCACTTTCCTTCGCTGCCGGTCGTGCTCGGCGCGCTCATCGTGCTCATGCTCTGCTACACGATGGGCTCCGCTCCCGCTTACGCGTTGATGCCGGAAAACTTTCCGAAGCATCTGCGCGCAGGCTATATGTCGAGCGCGTATGCCATTGCGGTGTCGGTGTTCGGCGGCACGGCGCAGCTCGTGGCCGGCTGGCTCATTCATGTCACGGGCAACAAGATGGCGCCCGCGTGGTACATGATCGGCTGCGTGCTGATTTCGCTCATCGCGGTTTCCTTGTTCGAAGAAACCGGCAACAAGGCGATCGACTGA
- a CDS encoding LysR family transcriptional regulator, translated as MRGKTDRDDAARGAIDDIGERPLRYLAEIAAAGGVRMAAEALGVNASVISRQVAALERRLRFSLIERRGRNVAVTEIGQVLVDHYRDGQRRQRDLAARLEEYRHLRRGRVALGVGEGFIGNLIARALQRFSMTYPDILVEIRSGPTPVVLSLVRDDVVDIGLCTRTSDDPALRIHPFASRPLCALVAPSHRFAKMLKVAPAELAGERLIFMTESFGVQHFVQSLFDDARLNVIPAYRVDLFNTAQTLAAAGLGVAFMSSITARRGIDLGELVAVPIDHPIAAGFSSQMVTRVGRRLSPAADHLRKQLAQSFLESAAK; from the coding sequence GTGCGAGGAAAGACAGATCGGGATGACGCGGCGCGAGGCGCAATCGACGACATTGGCGAGCGGCCGTTGCGCTATCTGGCCGAAATTGCGGCGGCAGGCGGGGTGCGCATGGCCGCCGAGGCGCTGGGCGTCAACGCTTCGGTCATCAGCCGCCAGGTGGCGGCGCTCGAGCGGCGGCTGCGCTTTTCGCTGATCGAGCGGCGCGGGCGCAACGTGGCCGTGACCGAGATCGGTCAGGTGCTCGTGGACCACTATCGCGACGGCCAGCGCCGCCAGCGTGACCTCGCCGCGCGCCTGGAGGAGTACCGGCACCTGAGGCGCGGACGCGTGGCACTGGGCGTGGGCGAGGGCTTCATCGGCAATCTGATCGCGCGGGCGCTGCAGCGATTTTCGATGACGTACCCTGACATTCTTGTCGAGATCCGCTCGGGACCGACGCCGGTCGTGCTGTCGCTCGTGCGCGACGACGTGGTCGATATTGGTCTGTGCACGCGCACCTCCGACGACCCCGCCCTGCGCATTCATCCCTTCGCGTCGCGGCCGCTTTGCGCGCTCGTCGCGCCCTCGCACCGCTTTGCGAAGATGCTGAAGGTGGCGCCCGCCGAACTCGCCGGCGAGCGTCTGATCTTCATGACCGAGTCGTTCGGTGTGCAGCATTTCGTGCAGTCGCTATTCGACGACGCGCGCCTGAATGTGATACCCGCTTATCGCGTGGATCTTTTCAACACCGCGCAGACGCTCGCGGCCGCCGGGCTGGGCGTGGCGTTCATGTCGTCGATCACGGCGCGGCGCGGCATCGATCTGGGTGAACTGGTGGCCGTGCCGATCGATCACCCGATCGCGGCGGGCTTTTCGAGCCAGATGGTCACGCGTGTGGGCCGCAGGCTTTCGCCCGCAGCAGATCACTTGAGGAAGCAGCTCGCGCAGAGCTTTCTGGAGTCGGCGGCGAAGTAA
- a CDS encoding M20 aminoacylase family protein: MSEHHYCEVADLAEARSELDEIRHHLHKHPELSYEEADTSRFVADKLAAWGYDVTRHVGGHGVVASLKLGTSARTVGVRADMDALPIQELTGLDYASVHDGKMHACGHDGHTAVLLGAARQLAKTRNFDGTVHLIFQPAEEAGSDSGAERMIADGLFDRFPCEAIFGLHNHPGVPTGTFGFRAGPLMAACDTVKLRVHGKGGHAARPHLAVDPVLVGSSIVMALQSVVSRNVDPTEAAVVTVGAFRSGHAPNVIPEDAVLEMSVRSFSPEVRATLEARIRALVEAQAQSYGATVDIEFIRGYPVLINSEAETEFARQVAEELVGPEHVIAPFPPIAGSEDFAYYLQQRPGCFVRLGNGEGRPMLHNARYDFNDENLTIGAAFWTRLVERFLSKDRA; this comes from the coding sequence GTGAGCGAGCACCACTACTGCGAAGTCGCCGACCTGGCCGAAGCCCGATCGGAACTCGACGAAATCCGTCATCACCTCCACAAGCACCCTGAACTCTCGTACGAGGAAGCCGATACGTCGCGCTTCGTCGCGGACAAGCTCGCGGCCTGGGGCTACGACGTCACGCGTCACGTGGGCGGCCACGGCGTGGTGGCGTCGCTCAAGTTGGGCACGAGCGCGCGTACGGTAGGCGTGCGCGCCGACATGGACGCCCTGCCGATCCAGGAGCTGACCGGCCTCGACTACGCGAGCGTGCACGACGGCAAGATGCACGCATGCGGCCACGACGGCCACACCGCGGTCCTGCTCGGCGCGGCGCGCCAACTCGCCAAAACGCGCAACTTCGACGGCACCGTCCACCTGATCTTCCAGCCCGCCGAGGAAGCCGGCTCGGACAGCGGCGCCGAGCGCATGATCGCCGACGGCCTGTTCGATCGCTTCCCCTGCGAAGCGATCTTCGGCCTGCACAATCATCCAGGCGTGCCCACCGGCACGTTCGGCTTTCGCGCCGGCCCGCTCATGGCCGCGTGCGACACCGTCAAGCTGCGCGTTCACGGCAAGGGCGGCCACGCGGCGCGCCCGCATCTGGCCGTGGACCCGGTGCTCGTGGGCAGCAGCATCGTCATGGCCCTGCAGTCGGTGGTGTCGCGCAACGTCGACCCGACCGAAGCCGCGGTCGTGACCGTTGGCGCGTTCCGCTCGGGCCATGCGCCGAACGTGATTCCCGAAGACGCCGTGCTCGAAATGAGCGTGCGCTCGTTCTCGCCCGAAGTGCGCGCGACACTCGAAGCGCGCATCCGTGCGCTAGTGGAAGCGCAGGCGCAAAGCTACGGCGCGACAGTGGACATCGAATTCATCCGCGGCTATCCGGTGCTCATCAACAGCGAAGCGGAAACCGAATTCGCGCGCCAGGTGGCCGAGGAACTGGTCGGGCCGGAGCACGTCATCGCGCCGTTCCCGCCGATCGCGGGCAGCGAGGACTTCGCGTACTACCTGCAGCAGCGCCCCGGTTGTTTCGTACGCCTTGGCAACGGCGAAGGCCGGCCGATGCTGCACAACGCGCGCTACGACTTCAACGACGAGAACCTGACCATTGGCGCGGCGTTCTGGACGCGTCTTGTCGAGCGCTTCCTCAGCAAGGACCGTGCATGA
- a CDS encoding GntR family transcriptional regulator translates to MQNPNLNPSTISPELPPIARQQLHDTVVDHLRRFIVEGVLEAGRKLNERELCETLGISRTPLREALKVLASEGLIEISPNRGASVSKMSEAELRETFELMSGLEAFSGELACERITAAEIAEIKALHYAMLACRAQNDLAGYYSRNQAIHDKINEAARNSALRQTYIAVNRRLQALRFRSNFETPKWDRAIHEHGEMLEALDARDGKRLAAILRQHLLAKRDAVLRIGDAPSGQE, encoded by the coding sequence ATGCAAAATCCGAACCTGAACCCGTCCACAATCAGCCCGGAACTGCCGCCCATTGCGCGCCAGCAACTTCACGACACCGTCGTCGATCATCTGCGGCGGTTCATCGTGGAAGGCGTGCTCGAAGCCGGCCGCAAGCTCAATGAACGCGAGCTGTGCGAAACCTTGGGCATATCGCGCACGCCGTTGCGCGAAGCGCTGAAGGTGCTCGCGTCCGAAGGGTTGATCGAGATTTCGCCGAATCGCGGCGCATCCGTTTCGAAGATGTCGGAAGCGGAACTGCGCGAGACCTTCGAACTCATGAGCGGGCTCGAAGCGTTTTCAGGCGAACTGGCTTGCGAGCGGATCACCGCGGCCGAGATCGCCGAGATCAAGGCGCTGCACTACGCCATGCTCGCCTGCCGCGCGCAGAACGATCTGGCCGGTTACTACAGCCGTAATCAGGCGATTCACGACAAGATCAACGAAGCGGCGCGCAATTCGGCGCTGCGGCAAACCTATATCGCCGTGAACCGCCGCTTGCAGGCGCTGCGGTTTCGCTCGAACTTCGAGACCCCGAAGTGGGATCGCGCGATTCATGAGCATGGAGAAATGCTCGAAGCGCTCGACGCGCGCGACGGCAAGCGGCTCGCGGCAATCCTGCGGCAGCATTTGCTCGCCAAACGCGATGCGGTGTTGAGGATTGGAGATGCACCCTCGGGGCAGGAATAA
- a CDS encoding pyridoxal-phosphate-dependent aminotransferase family protein, protein MLKLDFHPAGRHFLQIPGPSPVPDRILRAMSYPTIDHRGPEFGVLGLKVLDGIKKIFKTQQPVVIYPASGTGAWEAALTNTLSPGDTVLMYETGHFATLWKQMAERLGLKPEFLGLPGIEGWRRGVQPDMIEKRLRDDAQHAIKAVCVVHNETSTGVTSDIAAVRRAIDAAGHPALLLVDTISGLASADYRHDEWGVDVTVSGSQKGLMLPPGISFNAVSAKALAASEHAKLPRSFWGWTEIIEMNKSGYWPYTPNTNLLYGLSEALDMLQDEGLDNVFARHQRLGEACRRAVRAWGLEIQCVDPAVYSPVLTGVMMPEGVDADAVRKIIYERFDLSLGTGLGKVKGRMFRIGHLGDCNDLTLLAALAGCEMGLRIANVPLKDSGLPAAMEYLAAQPNVVSLKAA, encoded by the coding sequence ATGTTGAAGCTCGATTTCCATCCCGCTGGTCGTCACTTCCTGCAGATTCCCGGGCCGAGCCCGGTGCCCGATCGCATCCTGCGCGCGATGAGCTATCCGACCATCGACCATCGCGGCCCAGAGTTCGGCGTGCTCGGGCTCAAGGTGCTGGACGGCATCAAGAAGATCTTCAAGACCCAGCAGCCGGTGGTCATCTACCCGGCCTCGGGCACCGGCGCGTGGGAAGCCGCGCTCACCAACACCCTGAGCCCCGGCGACACGGTGCTGATGTATGAAACGGGCCATTTCGCGACGTTATGGAAGCAGATGGCCGAGCGCCTCGGCCTGAAGCCGGAATTTCTCGGCCTGCCGGGCATTGAAGGCTGGCGGCGCGGCGTGCAGCCGGACATGATCGAAAAGCGCCTGCGCGACGATGCGCAGCACGCCATCAAGGCCGTTTGCGTGGTCCACAACGAAACGTCGACCGGCGTGACCTCCGATATCGCCGCGGTGCGCCGGGCGATCGACGCCGCCGGGCATCCGGCGCTGCTGCTCGTGGACACGATTTCGGGCCTCGCAAGTGCGGACTACCGGCACGACGAGTGGGGCGTGGACGTGACCGTCTCCGGCTCGCAGAAAGGTCTCATGCTGCCGCCTGGCATCAGCTTCAATGCGGTTTCGGCGAAGGCGCTGGCGGCCAGCGAGCACGCAAAGCTGCCGCGCAGCTTCTGGGGCTGGACCGAGATCATCGAGATGAACAAGAGCGGCTACTGGCCGTACACGCCCAATACGAACCTGCTCTACGGCCTTTCCGAAGCGCTCGACATGCTGCAGGACGAAGGGCTCGACAACGTGTTCGCGCGGCATCAGCGCCTGGGCGAAGCGTGCCGGCGCGCGGTGCGCGCGTGGGGCCTCGAGATTCAGTGCGTCGACCCCGCGGTCTACAGCCCCGTGCTTACGGGCGTGATGATGCCCGAAGGCGTCGATGCGGATGCGGTGCGCAAGATCATCTACGAGCGCTTCGACCTTTCGCTGGGTACGGGCCTGGGCAAGGTCAAGGGACGCATGTTCCGCATCGGGCACCTGGGCGACTGCAACGATCTCACGCTGCTGGCTGCGCTGGCGGGCTGCGAGATGGGCCTGCGCATTGCGAACGTGCCGTTGAAGGACAGCGGTTTGCCGGCAGCGATGGAATACCTCGCGGCGCAGCCCAATGTGGTTTCGCTGAAAGCAGCCTGA